The following are encoded in a window of Primulina eburnea isolate SZY01 chromosome 4, ASM2296580v1, whole genome shotgun sequence genomic DNA:
- the LOC140829094 gene encoding uncharacterized protein isoform X4: protein MAVSEFLLLPVVLFLSVYLAQSNALIGCQMSSCCSDRVAYELGEAKLRISRLVVTAESILEERIRDVNAKNKYVSERQRKIEELEVEIDRLRAVMSSFLVDSSSENQKLDILELYAQLLWAASRKNNFEIHELEYKAADAERRLREIVDQVEGLAEVVSEQWIQIQRLEQAVHMAEIRTWKLKRESGWMTCQMVKSSKILLGKWFNKLEGILNPYAPAAGSMLVFFKSQALQLFSATKSYHHQLQGHVKQAMESNEVTAVLAHEELIFIVASVLVAFPIMSACMLLLSHFS, encoded by the exons ATGGCGGTATCGGAGTTTCTTCTTCTACCCGTAGTCCTGTTTCTCTCTGTCTATCTCGCCCAATCGAATGCTCTTATTGGTTGTCAAATGTCGTCTTGTTGTTCCGATCGCGTCGCGTATGAGCTGGGAGAGGCCAAGCTCAGAATCTCTCGACTTG TTGTGACCGCAGAATCCATCCTGGAGGAAAGAATCCGAGATGTAAATGCGAAAAACAAGTATGTCAGTGAACGCCAGAGGAAAATTGAAGAGTTGGAGGTAGAGATCGATCGACTCAGAGCGGTAATGTCGAGTTTTCTGGTcgattcatcaagtgaaaatcaAAAGCTCGAT ATACTGGAACTGTACGCACAACTTCTTTGGGCAGCCTCCCGGAAGAATAACTTTGAGATTCATGAGTTGGAGTACAAGGCAGCTGATGCCGAAAGAAGATTACGAGAAATTGTCGATCAAGTCGAAGGG CTGGCCGAAGTTGTATCTGAACAGTGGATTCAAATTCAGCGACTTGAGCAGGCTGTTCACATGGCAGAG aTTAGAACATGGAAGCTTAAAAGGGAATCTGGCTGGATGACATGTCAGATGGTAAAG TCCTCTAAAATCCTGCTAGGCAAATGGTTTAACAAGTTAGAGGGGATTCTGAATCCTTATGCTCCAGCAGCAGGGTCTATGTTAGTTTTCTTCAAGTCTCAAGCTTTGCAACTATTCTCTGCCACGAAGAGCTATCATCACCAG CTGCAAGGTCACGTCAAGCAGGCAATGGAAAGCAATGAAGTTACTGCTGTTCTCGCTCATGAGGAGCTTATCTTTATTGTG GCATCAGTCCTTGTTGCTTTTCCAATAATGAGTGCCTGCATGTTACTCCTATCACATTTTAGTTAG
- the LOC140829094 gene encoding uncharacterized protein isoform X8, with the protein MAVSEFLLLPVVLFLSVYLAQSNALIGCQMSSCCSDRVAYELGEAKLRISRLVVTAESILEERIRDVNAKNKYVSERQRKIEELEVEIDRLRAVMSSFLVDSSSENQKLDVLDEEILELYAQLLWAASRKNNFEIHELEYKAADAERRLREIVDQVEGLAEVVSEQWIQIQRLEQAVHMAEIRTWKLKRESGWMTCQMVKSSKILLGKWFNKLEGILNPYAPAAGSMLVFFKSQALQLFSATKSYHHQN; encoded by the exons ATGGCGGTATCGGAGTTTCTTCTTCTACCCGTAGTCCTGTTTCTCTCTGTCTATCTCGCCCAATCGAATGCTCTTATTGGTTGTCAAATGTCGTCTTGTTGTTCCGATCGCGTCGCGTATGAGCTGGGAGAGGCCAAGCTCAGAATCTCTCGACTTG TTGTGACCGCAGAATCCATCCTGGAGGAAAGAATCCGAGATGTAAATGCGAAAAACAAGTATGTCAGTGAACGCCAGAGGAAAATTGAAGAGTTGGAGGTAGAGATCGATCGACTCAGAGCGGTAATGTCGAGTTTTCTGGTcgattcatcaagtgaaaatcaAAAGCTCGATGTTCTTGATGAAGAG ATACTGGAACTGTACGCACAACTTCTTTGGGCAGCCTCCCGGAAGAATAACTTTGAGATTCATGAGTTGGAGTACAAGGCAGCTGATGCCGAAAGAAGATTACGAGAAATTGTCGATCAAGTCGAAGGG CTGGCCGAAGTTGTATCTGAACAGTGGATTCAAATTCAGCGACTTGAGCAGGCTGTTCACATGGCAGAG aTTAGAACATGGAAGCTTAAAAGGGAATCTGGCTGGATGACATGTCAGATGGTAAAG TCCTCTAAAATCCTGCTAGGCAAATGGTTTAACAAGTTAGAGGGGATTCTGAATCCTTATGCTCCAGCAGCAGGGTCTATGTTAGTTTTCTTCAAGTCTCAAGCTTTGCAACTATTCTCTGCCACGAAGAGCTATCATCACCAG AATTGA
- the LOC140829094 gene encoding uncharacterized protein isoform X2, whose amino-acid sequence MAVSEFLLLPVVLFLSVYLAQSNALIGCQMSSCCSDRVAYELGEAKLRISRLESILEERIRDVNAKNKYVSERQRKIEELEVEIDRLRAVMSSFLVDSSSENQKLDVLDEEILELYAQLLWAASRKNNFEIHELEYKAADAERRLREIVDQVEGLAEVVSEQWIQIQRLEQAVHMAEIRTWKLKRESGWMTCQMVKSSKILLGKWFNKLEGILNPYAPAAGSMLVFFKSQALQLFSATKSYHHQLQGHVKQAMESNEVTAVLAHEELIFIVASVLVAFPIMSACMLLLSHFS is encoded by the exons ATGGCGGTATCGGAGTTTCTTCTTCTACCCGTAGTCCTGTTTCTCTCTGTCTATCTCGCCCAATCGAATGCTCTTATTGGTTGTCAAATGTCGTCTTGTTGTTCCGATCGCGTCGCGTATGAGCTGGGAGAGGCCAAGCTCAGAATCTCTCGACTTG AATCCATCCTGGAGGAAAGAATCCGAGATGTAAATGCGAAAAACAAGTATGTCAGTGAACGCCAGAGGAAAATTGAAGAGTTGGAGGTAGAGATCGATCGACTCAGAGCGGTAATGTCGAGTTTTCTGGTcgattcatcaagtgaaaatcaAAAGCTCGATGTTCTTGATGAAGAG ATACTGGAACTGTACGCACAACTTCTTTGGGCAGCCTCCCGGAAGAATAACTTTGAGATTCATGAGTTGGAGTACAAGGCAGCTGATGCCGAAAGAAGATTACGAGAAATTGTCGATCAAGTCGAAGGG CTGGCCGAAGTTGTATCTGAACAGTGGATTCAAATTCAGCGACTTGAGCAGGCTGTTCACATGGCAGAG aTTAGAACATGGAAGCTTAAAAGGGAATCTGGCTGGATGACATGTCAGATGGTAAAG TCCTCTAAAATCCTGCTAGGCAAATGGTTTAACAAGTTAGAGGGGATTCTGAATCCTTATGCTCCAGCAGCAGGGTCTATGTTAGTTTTCTTCAAGTCTCAAGCTTTGCAACTATTCTCTGCCACGAAGAGCTATCATCACCAG CTGCAAGGTCACGTCAAGCAGGCAATGGAAAGCAATGAAGTTACTGCTGTTCTCGCTCATGAGGAGCTTATCTTTATTGTG GCATCAGTCCTTGTTGCTTTTCCAATAATGAGTGCCTGCATGTTACTCCTATCACATTTTAGTTAG
- the LOC140829094 gene encoding uncharacterized protein isoform X6 has product MAVSEFLLLPVVLFLSVYLAQSNALIGCQMSSCCSDRVAYELGEAKLRISRLVVTAESILEERIRDVNAKNKYVSERQRKIEELEVEIDRLRAVMSSFLVDSSSENQKLDVLDEEILELYAQLLWAASRKNNFEIHELEYKAADAERRLREIVDQVEGLAEVVSEQWIQIQRLEQAVHMAEIRTWKLKRESGWMTCQMVKSSKILLGKWFNKLEGILNPYAPAAGSMLVFFKSQALQLFSATKSYHHQTSRLFFLLKTF; this is encoded by the exons ATGGCGGTATCGGAGTTTCTTCTTCTACCCGTAGTCCTGTTTCTCTCTGTCTATCTCGCCCAATCGAATGCTCTTATTGGTTGTCAAATGTCGTCTTGTTGTTCCGATCGCGTCGCGTATGAGCTGGGAGAGGCCAAGCTCAGAATCTCTCGACTTG TTGTGACCGCAGAATCCATCCTGGAGGAAAGAATCCGAGATGTAAATGCGAAAAACAAGTATGTCAGTGAACGCCAGAGGAAAATTGAAGAGTTGGAGGTAGAGATCGATCGACTCAGAGCGGTAATGTCGAGTTTTCTGGTcgattcatcaagtgaaaatcaAAAGCTCGATGTTCTTGATGAAGAG ATACTGGAACTGTACGCACAACTTCTTTGGGCAGCCTCCCGGAAGAATAACTTTGAGATTCATGAGTTGGAGTACAAGGCAGCTGATGCCGAAAGAAGATTACGAGAAATTGTCGATCAAGTCGAAGGG CTGGCCGAAGTTGTATCTGAACAGTGGATTCAAATTCAGCGACTTGAGCAGGCTGTTCACATGGCAGAG aTTAGAACATGGAAGCTTAAAAGGGAATCTGGCTGGATGACATGTCAGATGGTAAAG TCCTCTAAAATCCTGCTAGGCAAATGGTTTAACAAGTTAGAGGGGATTCTGAATCCTTATGCTCCAGCAGCAGGGTCTATGTTAGTTTTCTTCAAGTCTCAAGCTTTGCAACTATTCTCTGCCACGAAGAGCTATCATCACCAG ACTTCAAGGCTGTTCTTTTTGCTGAAAACCTTCTAA
- the LOC140829094 gene encoding uncharacterized protein isoform X3, producing MAVSEFLLLPVVLFLSVYLAQSNALIGCQMSSCCSDRVAYELGEAKLRISRLVVTAESILEERIRDVNAKNKYVSERQRKIEELEVEIDRLRAVMSSFLVDSSSENQKLDVLDEEAQLLWAASRKNNFEIHELEYKAADAERRLREIVDQVEGLAEVVSEQWIQIQRLEQAVHMAEIRTWKLKRESGWMTCQMVKSSKILLGKWFNKLEGILNPYAPAAGSMLVFFKSQALQLFSATKSYHHQLQGHVKQAMESNEVTAVLAHEELIFIVASVLVAFPIMSACMLLLSHFS from the exons ATGGCGGTATCGGAGTTTCTTCTTCTACCCGTAGTCCTGTTTCTCTCTGTCTATCTCGCCCAATCGAATGCTCTTATTGGTTGTCAAATGTCGTCTTGTTGTTCCGATCGCGTCGCGTATGAGCTGGGAGAGGCCAAGCTCAGAATCTCTCGACTTG TTGTGACCGCAGAATCCATCCTGGAGGAAAGAATCCGAGATGTAAATGCGAAAAACAAGTATGTCAGTGAACGCCAGAGGAAAATTGAAGAGTTGGAGGTAGAGATCGATCGACTCAGAGCGGTAATGTCGAGTTTTCTGGTcgattcatcaagtgaaaatcaAAAGCTCGATGTTCTTGATGAAGAGG CACAACTTCTTTGGGCAGCCTCCCGGAAGAATAACTTTGAGATTCATGAGTTGGAGTACAAGGCAGCTGATGCCGAAAGAAGATTACGAGAAATTGTCGATCAAGTCGAAGGG CTGGCCGAAGTTGTATCTGAACAGTGGATTCAAATTCAGCGACTTGAGCAGGCTGTTCACATGGCAGAG aTTAGAACATGGAAGCTTAAAAGGGAATCTGGCTGGATGACATGTCAGATGGTAAAG TCCTCTAAAATCCTGCTAGGCAAATGGTTTAACAAGTTAGAGGGGATTCTGAATCCTTATGCTCCAGCAGCAGGGTCTATGTTAGTTTTCTTCAAGTCTCAAGCTTTGCAACTATTCTCTGCCACGAAGAGCTATCATCACCAG CTGCAAGGTCACGTCAAGCAGGCAATGGAAAGCAATGAAGTTACTGCTGTTCTCGCTCATGAGGAGCTTATCTTTATTGTG GCATCAGTCCTTGTTGCTTTTCCAATAATGAGTGCCTGCATGTTACTCCTATCACATTTTAGTTAG
- the LOC140829094 gene encoding uncharacterized protein isoform X1, with the protein MAVSEFLLLPVVLFLSVYLAQSNALIGCQMSSCCSDRVAYELGEAKLRISRLVVTAESILEERIRDVNAKNKYVSERQRKIEELEVEIDRLRAVMSSFLVDSSSENQKLDVLDEEILELYAQLLWAASRKNNFEIHELEYKAADAERRLREIVDQVEGLAEVVSEQWIQIQRLEQAVHMAEIRTWKLKRESGWMTCQMVKSSKILLGKWFNKLEGILNPYAPAAGSMLVFFKSQALQLFSATKSYHHQLQGHVKQAMESNEVTAVLAHEELIFIVASVLVAFPIMSACMLLLSHFS; encoded by the exons ATGGCGGTATCGGAGTTTCTTCTTCTACCCGTAGTCCTGTTTCTCTCTGTCTATCTCGCCCAATCGAATGCTCTTATTGGTTGTCAAATGTCGTCTTGTTGTTCCGATCGCGTCGCGTATGAGCTGGGAGAGGCCAAGCTCAGAATCTCTCGACTTG TTGTGACCGCAGAATCCATCCTGGAGGAAAGAATCCGAGATGTAAATGCGAAAAACAAGTATGTCAGTGAACGCCAGAGGAAAATTGAAGAGTTGGAGGTAGAGATCGATCGACTCAGAGCGGTAATGTCGAGTTTTCTGGTcgattcatcaagtgaaaatcaAAAGCTCGATGTTCTTGATGAAGAG ATACTGGAACTGTACGCACAACTTCTTTGGGCAGCCTCCCGGAAGAATAACTTTGAGATTCATGAGTTGGAGTACAAGGCAGCTGATGCCGAAAGAAGATTACGAGAAATTGTCGATCAAGTCGAAGGG CTGGCCGAAGTTGTATCTGAACAGTGGATTCAAATTCAGCGACTTGAGCAGGCTGTTCACATGGCAGAG aTTAGAACATGGAAGCTTAAAAGGGAATCTGGCTGGATGACATGTCAGATGGTAAAG TCCTCTAAAATCCTGCTAGGCAAATGGTTTAACAAGTTAGAGGGGATTCTGAATCCTTATGCTCCAGCAGCAGGGTCTATGTTAGTTTTCTTCAAGTCTCAAGCTTTGCAACTATTCTCTGCCACGAAGAGCTATCATCACCAG CTGCAAGGTCACGTCAAGCAGGCAATGGAAAGCAATGAAGTTACTGCTGTTCTCGCTCATGAGGAGCTTATCTTTATTGTG GCATCAGTCCTTGTTGCTTTTCCAATAATGAGTGCCTGCATGTTACTCCTATCACATTTTAGTTAG
- the LOC140829094 gene encoding uncharacterized protein isoform X5, with the protein MAVSEFLLLPVVLFLSVYLAQSNALIGCQMSSCCSDRVAYELGEAKLRISRLESILEERIRDVNAKNKYVSERQRKIEELEVEIDRLRAVMSSFLVDSSSENQKLDILELYAQLLWAASRKNNFEIHELEYKAADAERRLREIVDQVEGLAEVVSEQWIQIQRLEQAVHMAEIRTWKLKRESGWMTCQMVKSSKILLGKWFNKLEGILNPYAPAAGSMLVFFKSQALQLFSATKSYHHQLQGHVKQAMESNEVTAVLAHEELIFIVASVLVAFPIMSACMLLLSHFS; encoded by the exons ATGGCGGTATCGGAGTTTCTTCTTCTACCCGTAGTCCTGTTTCTCTCTGTCTATCTCGCCCAATCGAATGCTCTTATTGGTTGTCAAATGTCGTCTTGTTGTTCCGATCGCGTCGCGTATGAGCTGGGAGAGGCCAAGCTCAGAATCTCTCGACTTG AATCCATCCTGGAGGAAAGAATCCGAGATGTAAATGCGAAAAACAAGTATGTCAGTGAACGCCAGAGGAAAATTGAAGAGTTGGAGGTAGAGATCGATCGACTCAGAGCGGTAATGTCGAGTTTTCTGGTcgattcatcaagtgaaaatcaAAAGCTCGAT ATACTGGAACTGTACGCACAACTTCTTTGGGCAGCCTCCCGGAAGAATAACTTTGAGATTCATGAGTTGGAGTACAAGGCAGCTGATGCCGAAAGAAGATTACGAGAAATTGTCGATCAAGTCGAAGGG CTGGCCGAAGTTGTATCTGAACAGTGGATTCAAATTCAGCGACTTGAGCAGGCTGTTCACATGGCAGAG aTTAGAACATGGAAGCTTAAAAGGGAATCTGGCTGGATGACATGTCAGATGGTAAAG TCCTCTAAAATCCTGCTAGGCAAATGGTTTAACAAGTTAGAGGGGATTCTGAATCCTTATGCTCCAGCAGCAGGGTCTATGTTAGTTTTCTTCAAGTCTCAAGCTTTGCAACTATTCTCTGCCACGAAGAGCTATCATCACCAG CTGCAAGGTCACGTCAAGCAGGCAATGGAAAGCAATGAAGTTACTGCTGTTCTCGCTCATGAGGAGCTTATCTTTATTGTG GCATCAGTCCTTGTTGCTTTTCCAATAATGAGTGCCTGCATGTTACTCCTATCACATTTTAGTTAG
- the LOC140829094 gene encoding uncharacterized protein isoform X7, with translation MAVSEFLLLPVVLFLSVYLAQSNALIGCQMSSCCSDRVAYELGEAKLRISRLVVTAESILEERIRDVNAKNKYVSERQRKIEELEVEIDRLRAVMSSFLVDSSSENQKLDVLDEEILELYAQLLWAASRKNNFEIHELEYKAADAERRLREIVDQVEGLAEVVSEQWIQIQRLEQAVHMAEIRTWKLKRESGWMTCQMVKSSKILLGKWFNKLEGILNPYAPAAGSMLVFFKSQALQLFSATKSYHHQMKMLVT, from the exons ATGGCGGTATCGGAGTTTCTTCTTCTACCCGTAGTCCTGTTTCTCTCTGTCTATCTCGCCCAATCGAATGCTCTTATTGGTTGTCAAATGTCGTCTTGTTGTTCCGATCGCGTCGCGTATGAGCTGGGAGAGGCCAAGCTCAGAATCTCTCGACTTG TTGTGACCGCAGAATCCATCCTGGAGGAAAGAATCCGAGATGTAAATGCGAAAAACAAGTATGTCAGTGAACGCCAGAGGAAAATTGAAGAGTTGGAGGTAGAGATCGATCGACTCAGAGCGGTAATGTCGAGTTTTCTGGTcgattcatcaagtgaaaatcaAAAGCTCGATGTTCTTGATGAAGAG ATACTGGAACTGTACGCACAACTTCTTTGGGCAGCCTCCCGGAAGAATAACTTTGAGATTCATGAGTTGGAGTACAAGGCAGCTGATGCCGAAAGAAGATTACGAGAAATTGTCGATCAAGTCGAAGGG CTGGCCGAAGTTGTATCTGAACAGTGGATTCAAATTCAGCGACTTGAGCAGGCTGTTCACATGGCAGAG aTTAGAACATGGAAGCTTAAAAGGGAATCTGGCTGGATGACATGTCAGATGGTAAAG TCCTCTAAAATCCTGCTAGGCAAATGGTTTAACAAGTTAGAGGGGATTCTGAATCCTTATGCTCCAGCAGCAGGGTCTATGTTAGTTTTCTTCAAGTCTCAAGCTTTGCAACTATTCTCTGCCACGAAGAGCTATCATCACCAG ATGAAGATGCTAGTCACTTAG